The following proteins are co-located in the Streptomyces sp. NBC_01198 genome:
- a CDS encoding carbohydrate ABC transporter permease — MTTSAEPRVARRRSIRRSGAAVARPGFAWAAPATLFFLLFAVLPLVLVAVLSFTDWDGLGSPQYAGLDNWKALIHDHVMIQSLWLSVLITVLGVVVQTPLSILLGVWAAGKQRNRAILSAIYFVPLLLSATAVSILWRALLDPNFGVPSQAKWLFGDGNLFGHQTSAIGVLVFVGAWQYTPFHTLIYQGAARAVPQVLYQAAEIDGAGTIRQFFHITLPQLRNTMITSMILMVVGGLTTFDTVLILTQGGPGTDTTISAYYMYQKAFKSFDFGGGSAIALVLVLIATVISLVVVKVSGYDKMRSSSEGL; from the coding sequence ATGACCACCTCTGCCGAACCCAGGGTGGCAAGGCGCCGGTCCATACGCCGGTCCGGCGCCGCCGTGGCCCGCCCAGGCTTCGCCTGGGCGGCGCCCGCCACCTTGTTCTTCCTGCTCTTCGCCGTCCTTCCCCTGGTCCTGGTCGCGGTGCTGTCCTTCACCGACTGGGACGGCCTGGGCTCGCCCCAGTACGCCGGTCTGGACAACTGGAAAGCGCTGATCCACGACCACGTCATGATCCAGAGCCTGTGGCTCAGCGTCCTGATCACCGTGCTCGGTGTCGTCGTCCAGACCCCGCTGAGCATCCTTCTCGGGGTGTGGGCGGCAGGCAAACAGCGCAACCGGGCGATCCTGTCCGCGATCTACTTCGTACCGCTGCTGCTCTCGGCGACCGCGGTGTCCATCTTGTGGCGGGCACTGCTCGACCCGAACTTCGGCGTCCCCTCGCAGGCCAAGTGGCTCTTCGGTGACGGCAACCTGTTCGGCCACCAGACCAGCGCCATCGGCGTGCTGGTCTTCGTCGGCGCCTGGCAGTACACGCCGTTCCACACGCTGATCTACCAGGGCGCCGCCCGGGCCGTTCCGCAGGTGCTCTACCAGGCCGCGGAGATCGACGGGGCGGGCACCATACGGCAGTTCTTCCACATCACGCTGCCGCAGCTGCGCAACACGATGATCACGTCGATGATCCTCATGGTCGTCGGCGGCCTCACCACGTTCGACACCGTGCTGATCCTCACCCAGGGCGGCCCGGGCACCGACACCACCATCAGCGCTTACTACATGTACCAGAAGGCGTTCAAGAGCTTCGACTTCGGCGGCGGTTCGGCCATCGCCCTGGTCCTGGTCCTCATCGCCACGGTCATCTCGCTCGTCGTCGTCAAGGTCTCCGGCTACGACAAGATGCGCAGTTCCTCGGAAGGCCTGTGA
- a CDS encoding ferritin-like domain-containing protein produces MATDRIDTRLLEQLTEQSQDLNSDAVRITDEALEDFTEVAREQTAARRRWWRGGTVAGAAGAAALFGSLRATAATSSDDVMALQTAASIENLAISVYRTAAALPFIKNGNKTIVAFIAKTTAQHQAHASAFNSAATRAGGSAQNAPDPKYAAVVKQALPSIRTPADVVKLAITLEDVAAQTYTKNVGQVSSAELRKLFASVAPVEAQHRATLLAVQALLAGNMTGLIAIPTDVARLPAAAGSVGIPDAFYPTAGASPISEGAVK; encoded by the coding sequence ATGGCGACGGATCGCATCGACACCCGGTTGCTTGAACAGCTCACGGAGCAGTCGCAGGACCTGAACAGCGACGCCGTGCGGATCACCGACGAGGCGCTGGAGGACTTCACCGAGGTCGCCCGCGAGCAGACGGCGGCCCGGCGGCGGTGGTGGCGCGGCGGCACGGTGGCCGGCGCGGCCGGCGCCGCGGCGCTGTTCGGCTCGCTGCGGGCGACCGCGGCGACGTCGAGCGACGACGTGATGGCGCTGCAGACCGCCGCGTCGATCGAGAACCTGGCGATCAGCGTGTACCGGACGGCGGCGGCGCTGCCGTTCATCAAGAACGGCAACAAGACGATCGTGGCGTTCATCGCCAAGACCACCGCCCAGCACCAGGCACACGCCTCGGCGTTCAACTCGGCGGCGACCCGGGCGGGCGGCAGCGCCCAGAACGCCCCCGACCCGAAGTACGCGGCGGTCGTCAAGCAGGCGCTGCCGTCCATCAGGACACCGGCGGACGTGGTGAAGCTCGCGATCACCCTGGAGGACGTCGCGGCGCAGACCTACACCAAGAACGTGGGGCAGGTGAGCAGCGCCGAACTGCGCAAGCTGTTCGCGTCGGTCGCGCCGGTCGAGGCGCAGCACCGGGCCACGCTGCTGGCCGTGCAGGCACTGCTGGCCGGGAACATGACCGGCCTGATCGCCATTCCGACCGACGTCGCCAGGCTGCCCGCCGCGGCGGGCAGCGTCGGCATTCCCGACGCGTTCTACCCGACCGCCGGCGCTTCGCCGATCTCCGAGGGGGCCGTGAAGTGA
- a CDS encoding response regulator transcription factor: protein MTAAPPPVRIIVADDHHVVRTGFAALLDTQPDLTVVGTACDGADAVAACGELSPDVVLMDVRMPVMDGIEATRRLAGSGQSPPRVLILTTFDLDAYVYDALCAGASGFLLKDVTAERLFEAVRVVAAGEALLAPGVTRRLIAEFTRLRPAAGARPAPELAALTPRETQVLRLVAEGLSNGELAVRLTVTEETVKTHVSRILAKLGLRDRTQAVVTAYETGLVTPAHRPRA, encoded by the coding sequence GTGACGGCCGCTCCCCCGCCGGTGCGGATCATCGTCGCCGACGACCACCACGTCGTACGGACCGGCTTCGCGGCGCTGCTCGACACCCAGCCGGACCTCACGGTCGTCGGCACCGCCTGCGACGGGGCCGATGCGGTCGCCGCGTGCGGCGAACTGTCCCCCGACGTCGTGCTGATGGACGTGCGGATGCCCGTCATGGACGGCATCGAAGCGACCCGCCGGCTCGCCGGTTCCGGCCAGTCCCCGCCCCGCGTCCTCATCCTGACCACCTTCGACCTGGACGCCTACGTCTACGACGCGCTGTGCGCCGGGGCGAGCGGCTTCCTGCTCAAGGACGTGACCGCGGAACGCCTCTTCGAGGCGGTCAGGGTCGTGGCCGCGGGCGAGGCGCTGCTCGCGCCGGGCGTCACCCGCAGGCTGATCGCCGAGTTCACCCGCCTGCGCCCCGCCGCCGGGGCGCGTCCCGCCCCGGAGCTCGCGGCGCTCACCCCGCGCGAGACGCAGGTACTCCGGCTGGTCGCCGAAGGCCTCTCCAACGGCGAGCTGGCCGTCCGCCTCACGGTCACCGAGGAGACGGTGAAGACACATGTGAGCAGGATCCTGGCCAAACTGGGCCTGCGCGACCGCACGCAAGCGGTGGTGACGGCGTACGAAACAGGGCTGGTGACCCCCGCCCACCGCCCGCGCGCCTGA
- a CDS encoding ABC transporter ATP-binding protein has product MEATIEVSGLRKRFGATAALDGMTFTVTPGRVTGFVGPNGAGKSTTMRVILGLDAADSGTALIGGLRYRALRNPLSHVGSLLDAGALQPSRSARGHLLWLAHSQGLPARRVDEVVAYAGLGSAARRKAGGFSLGMRQRLGIAAALLGDPPVLIMDEPFNGMDPEGIVWMRGLLRSLAAEGRAVLVSSHLMSELQDTAQHLLVVGRGKVIADTSVADLIAAASGDRITLRTTARAQAMTVLAQAGAVVAATGPETLTVSGIAAQRVAALLGRAEVPFSEIGAHRATLEEAYMELTRDAVEFPSGGVR; this is encoded by the coding sequence ATGGAAGCAACCATCGAAGTGTCCGGTCTGCGCAAGCGGTTCGGCGCCACGGCGGCACTGGACGGGATGACCTTCACGGTCACGCCCGGGCGGGTCACCGGGTTCGTCGGGCCGAACGGCGCGGGCAAGTCCACCACGATGCGGGTGATACTCGGCCTCGACGCGGCCGACTCGGGCACCGCCCTGATCGGCGGCCTGCGCTACCGGGCGCTGCGCAATCCGCTCAGCCACGTCGGCTCGCTGCTGGACGCCGGGGCGCTGCAGCCGAGCCGCAGCGCCCGCGGCCACCTGCTGTGGCTGGCGCACTCGCAGGGACTGCCCGCCCGCCGGGTCGACGAGGTCGTCGCGTACGCGGGCCTGGGGTCCGCCGCCCGGCGCAAGGCGGGCGGCTTCTCGCTCGGCATGCGCCAGCGGCTCGGTATCGCCGCCGCGCTGCTCGGCGACCCGCCCGTGCTGATCATGGACGAGCCCTTCAACGGCATGGACCCCGAGGGCATCGTCTGGATGCGCGGGCTGCTGCGCTCGCTGGCCGCCGAGGGCCGGGCGGTGCTGGTCTCCAGCCACCTGATGAGCGAACTCCAGGACACCGCCCAGCACCTGCTGGTCGTCGGCCGGGGCAAGGTCATCGCCGACACCAGCGTCGCCGACCTGATCGCGGCGGCCTCCGGCGATCGGATCACGCTGCGCACCACCGCCCGCGCCCAGGCGATGACGGTGCTCGCGCAGGCCGGCGCCGTCGTCGCCGCCACCGGCCCGGAGACCCTCACCGTGTCGGGGATCGCGGCGCAGCGCGTCGCGGCCCTGCTCGGCCGCGCCGAGGTGCCCTTCTCCGAGATCGGCGCGCACCGGGCCACGTTGGAGGAGGCGTACATGGAACTGACCCGTGACGCCGTCGAGTTCCCGTCGGGGGGAGTCCGATGA
- a CDS encoding PP2C family protein-serine/threonine phosphatase codes for MVTSGSTDEPRLPRLARSPKARLAFPLLLLALLLGIDLAGGAQLRIGGLMVAVPAVCASFLAPGPVALVAFAAFPCLALAAEGNGQMDTLNFPVTLATAALVGVASVMAARVRRRRERELAQSRWVAGVTQRALLRPLPDRLGRFAIASTYMAADQEAAIGGDLYATADLGSGRIRLLVGDVQGKGLAAVEVASMLIAAFRRAARHHTPLRAMPGFLDRNLREDLTDLADAPPPQPGTDPEPEAAESPDFLERFVTAAMVDVAADGDSIEIVNCGHPAPILLHQDTVLALEPGQPAIPLGLGDLTPEAQHIDCYDLAVGDVLLLYTDGVIEARDDLGTFYPLAERLAGWTGLPPHDLLSVLTADLLQHVGRRLGDDVAIVAVQRMS; via the coding sequence ATGGTGACGAGCGGCAGCACGGACGAACCGCGCCTGCCCAGGCTCGCGCGTTCACCGAAGGCCCGGCTCGCGTTCCCGCTGCTCCTGCTCGCCCTGCTGCTCGGCATCGACCTGGCCGGCGGCGCGCAGCTGCGCATCGGCGGCCTGATGGTGGCCGTGCCCGCGGTGTGCGCGTCCTTCCTCGCCCCCGGCCCGGTGGCGCTCGTCGCTTTCGCCGCCTTCCCCTGCCTGGCGCTCGCCGCCGAGGGCAACGGCCAGATGGACACCCTCAACTTCCCGGTCACCCTGGCCACCGCCGCGCTGGTCGGCGTGGCCTCCGTCATGGCGGCCAGAGTCCGCCGCCGCCGCGAACGCGAGCTCGCCCAGTCCCGCTGGGTGGCCGGAGTCACCCAGCGGGCACTGCTGCGCCCGCTCCCCGACCGGCTCGGCCGGTTCGCCATCGCCTCGACCTATATGGCCGCCGACCAGGAGGCCGCCATCGGCGGCGACCTCTACGCCACCGCCGACCTCGGCAGCGGCCGGATCAGGCTGCTGGTCGGCGACGTCCAGGGCAAGGGCCTGGCCGCCGTCGAGGTCGCCAGCATGCTGATCGCGGCCTTCCGCCGCGCCGCCCGCCACCACACCCCGCTGCGCGCCATGCCCGGCTTCCTGGACCGGAATCTCCGCGAGGACCTCACCGACCTCGCCGACGCCCCGCCGCCCCAGCCAGGCACCGACCCGGAACCCGAGGCGGCCGAGAGCCCCGACTTCCTCGAGCGCTTCGTGACCGCCGCCATGGTGGACGTCGCGGCGGACGGCGACAGCATCGAGATCGTGAACTGCGGCCACCCCGCGCCGATCCTGCTGCACCAGGACACGGTGCTCGCGTTGGAGCCCGGGCAACCCGCCATACCGCTCGGCCTGGGCGACCTCACCCCGGAGGCCCAGCACATCGACTGCTACGACCTCGCGGTCGGCGACGTCCTGCTGCTCTACACCGACGGGGTGATCGAGGCCCGCGACGACCTCGGCACCTTCTATCCGCTCGCCGAGCGGCTGGCCGGCTGGACCGGCCTGCCGCCGCACGACCTGCTCTCCGTGCTCACCGCGGACCTGCTCCAGCACGTCGGGCGGCGGCTCGGCGACGACGTGGCGATCGTCGCCGTCCAGCGGATGTCCTGA
- a CDS encoding sensor histidine kinase has protein sequence MNSGRAREAAASPHAPAVTAALLAAAAVAEAALRAALTGGYGRSFTTGLLAVAVLALATTVPPAFLSAPAAALAVSSGAVLSLVAFRTLTAAGALALLLSLRHLTAAAPADGAPRGEDHDRPRRRGLRQPAASGAHPEGPDAGRPTRGVRRTSTLQGLVLAVPFTAVALLDPHLAGEARALAVLLASTAPAAVLAGAAGAARAEARVHSAARELTARSVREHTARGERARIARELHDVVAHHISMIAVQAETARLTTPGMPAAGAARLSEIGDTARAGLTEMRRLLDVLRQDAEVRTPERRPQPGLQQLNELLDEARCASGAGVRLIVSGPAAALDPGVELAAFRIVQEALTNVRRHAGGAAVDVELHYAADALWLRVRDNGPGPVPAARTGGHGLPGMRERAAAVGGTLRTGRAAGGGFLIEASLPAGAEVVAR, from the coding sequence ATGAACAGCGGGCGAGCGCGGGAGGCCGCGGCGTCCCCGCACGCTCCCGCGGTGACCGCCGCGTTGCTCGCCGCGGCAGCGGTCGCCGAGGCGGCGCTGCGGGCCGCCCTCACCGGCGGGTACGGCAGGTCCTTCACGACCGGGCTGCTGGCCGTCGCCGTCCTGGCCCTGGCCACGACCGTCCCCCCGGCCTTCCTCAGCGCTCCCGCCGCGGCGCTGGCCGTCTCCTCAGGGGCCGTCCTCTCCCTCGTCGCCTTCCGGACGCTGACCGCGGCCGGCGCCCTGGCGCTGCTGCTGAGCCTCCGCCATCTGACGGCGGCCGCACCTGCCGACGGCGCGCCGCGCGGGGAGGACCACGACCGGCCGCGACGGCGCGGCCTGCGGCAACCCGCCGCGAGCGGCGCCCACCCGGAAGGGCCGGATGCCGGCCGCCCGACCCGTGGGGTCCGCCGCACCAGTACGCTGCAAGGCCTCGTGCTGGCCGTTCCGTTCACCGCCGTCGCGCTGCTCGACCCGCACCTGGCCGGCGAGGCGCGCGCGCTGGCCGTCCTGCTCGCGTCCACCGCCCCGGCCGCGGTGCTTGCGGGGGCGGCCGGGGCGGCCAGGGCCGAGGCCCGGGTGCACAGCGCGGCCCGCGAGCTCACCGCGCGGAGCGTGCGGGAGCACACCGCCCGCGGCGAACGGGCGCGTATCGCCCGCGAGTTGCACGATGTCGTCGCGCACCACATCTCGATGATCGCCGTGCAGGCGGAGACCGCGCGGCTGACCACCCCCGGCATGCCCGCCGCCGGCGCCGCGCGGCTCTCGGAGATCGGCGACACCGCACGCGCCGGCCTGACCGAGATGCGGCGCCTGCTCGACGTGCTGCGGCAGGACGCCGAGGTGCGGACCCCGGAGCGGCGCCCCCAGCCGGGCCTCCAGCAGCTCAACGAACTGCTGGACGAGGCCAGATGCGCCTCGGGCGCCGGCGTGCGGCTGATCGTGTCGGGCCCGGCGGCCGCGCTCGACCCGGGCGTCGAGCTGGCCGCCTTCCGTATCGTCCAGGAGGCCCTCACCAACGTACGGCGGCACGCCGGCGGTGCCGCGGTCGACGTCGAACTGCACTACGCCGCCGACGCCCTGTGGCTGCGGGTCCGCGACAACGGCCCCGGTCCGGTGCCGGCCGCGCGGACCGGCGGGCACGGGCTGCCCGGCATGCGCGAACGCGCGGCGGCGGTCGGCGGCACGCTGCGCACCGGCCGGGCGGCGGGCGGCGGCTTCCTGATCGAGGCGTCGCTGCCGGCGGGCGCCGAGGTGGTGGCCCGGTGA
- a CDS encoding ferritin-like domain-containing protein encodes MTTAHDNWELPISEAQLARLTRDMEDAHRSTLPAMRAGAVDLAAEVRDGGAGQHERPRDPGRRRFLAGAGGLAAALALAACSSSDKDTSASGTKGAGAPKPSASSLYTGDLKVVALATALENQAVGAYRATLAAAKAGKLGTVPPAVATFVTTAMAQHSDHAKVWNAVLTGAGKPAVTGVPLTNQAATTAALGKATSVGDVAKLALQLEDQAAQTYVFAAGAVTSAGGIQTAATIAPVEAMHAAILHYVLGQYPVPDDFLPTSKAASPALLTV; translated from the coding sequence GTGACGACCGCGCACGACAACTGGGAACTGCCGATCAGCGAGGCGCAACTGGCCCGGCTGACCCGCGACATGGAGGACGCCCACCGCTCCACGCTGCCCGCGATGCGGGCCGGCGCGGTGGATCTGGCCGCCGAGGTCCGCGACGGCGGCGCCGGGCAGCACGAGCGGCCGCGCGATCCCGGGCGGCGGCGCTTCCTGGCCGGCGCCGGCGGCCTGGCGGCGGCTCTGGCGCTGGCCGCGTGCTCCAGCAGCGACAAGGACACCTCCGCGTCCGGTACCAAGGGCGCGGGCGCGCCGAAGCCGTCGGCGTCCAGCCTCTACACCGGTGATCTGAAGGTCGTCGCGCTGGCGACCGCGCTGGAGAACCAGGCGGTGGGCGCCTACCGGGCCACCCTGGCGGCGGCGAAGGCGGGCAAGCTCGGTACGGTCCCGCCGGCCGTCGCGACCTTCGTGACCACCGCGATGGCGCAGCACTCCGACCACGCGAAGGTGTGGAACGCGGTGCTGACCGGCGCGGGCAAGCCGGCGGTCACCGGGGTGCCGCTGACCAACCAGGCGGCCACCACGGCCGCGCTGGGCAAGGCCACCTCGGTCGGCGACGTCGCGAAGCTGGCGCTCCAACTGGAGGACCAGGCCGCGCAGACGTACGTCTTCGCCGCCGGCGCGGTGACGAGTGCGGGAGGCATCCAGACCGCCGCCACCATCGCGCCGGTCGAGGCGATGCACGCGGCGATCCTGCACTACGTGCTCGGGCAGTACCCGGTGCCCGACGACTTCCTGCCCACCAGCAAGGCGGCGAGCCCGGCCCTGCTGACCGTCTGA
- a CDS encoding ABC transporter substrate-binding protein → MTKRWLPRAAAGTVVLALGLTLAACGGGSSSSSGSGSFKVLVYGDASNKVEKQIIDTFNKTSKVKAVLQTIPGADYQQKLQTIINTKQAPDVFFNWGGGSIAPFVKAGLLLPLDDFIAKDPGLKSNFLPSVFNSAAVDGKAYGIPMRGTQPVLMFDNKKVLSDAGLTEPKTWDDLLNAVKVLKAKHITPIALGGGDQWPTLMWYEYMYDRIAGPGLFEKAMGGDKSAWDSADSRAALAKLKELIDAGAFGTNFDSVKYTDGGSVALVAQGKAGFELMGSWYYSQQQQDNPDFAKSGLGFSSFPTVAGGKGDPTDVVGNTNNFYSVLKKTKYPDAIAQFLKLQYSDEFVKAQMAIGNLPTTTNTVNFLNTAAIPDYSKFQYDLVKAAPSFQLSWDQAYPQTASEAMHTAVQQFFDGKLDADGFIKAMQALPTS, encoded by the coding sequence ATGACGAAGAGATGGCTTCCCCGTGCCGCGGCCGGCACCGTGGTGCTCGCGCTCGGGCTGACGCTGGCCGCGTGCGGCGGCGGCAGCTCAAGCAGCAGCGGCTCGGGCAGCTTCAAGGTTCTCGTATACGGCGACGCGAGCAACAAGGTCGAAAAGCAGATCATCGACACGTTCAACAAGACGTCGAAGGTCAAGGCGGTCCTCCAGACCATCCCTGGTGCGGACTACCAGCAGAAGCTGCAGACGATCATCAACACCAAGCAGGCCCCGGACGTCTTCTTCAACTGGGGCGGCGGCAGCATCGCGCCCTTCGTCAAGGCCGGCCTCCTCCTTCCGCTCGACGACTTCATCGCCAAGGACCCCGGTCTGAAGTCCAACTTCCTGCCGTCGGTCTTCAACAGCGCGGCGGTGGACGGCAAGGCCTACGGCATACCGATGCGCGGCACCCAGCCGGTCCTGATGTTCGACAACAAGAAGGTGCTGTCGGACGCGGGCCTGACCGAGCCCAAGACCTGGGACGACCTGCTCAACGCCGTCAAGGTCCTCAAGGCCAAGCACATCACCCCGATCGCGCTGGGCGGCGGTGACCAGTGGCCGACCCTGATGTGGTACGAGTACATGTACGACCGCATCGCGGGCCCCGGCCTGTTCGAGAAGGCCATGGGCGGCGACAAGTCCGCCTGGGACAGCGCCGACAGCCGCGCCGCGCTGGCGAAGCTCAAGGAGCTCATCGACGCCGGCGCCTTCGGCACCAACTTCGACTCGGTGAAGTACACCGACGGCGGCTCGGTGGCCCTGGTGGCGCAGGGCAAGGCCGGCTTCGAGCTGATGGGCTCCTGGTACTACTCCCAGCAGCAGCAGGACAACCCCGACTTCGCCAAGAGCGGCCTCGGCTTCAGCTCCTTCCCGACCGTCGCCGGCGGCAAGGGCGACCCGACGGACGTCGTCGGCAACACCAACAACTTCTACTCGGTGCTGAAGAAGACCAAGTACCCGGACGCCATCGCGCAGTTCCTGAAGCTGCAGTACTCCGACGAGTTCGTGAAGGCGCAGATGGCGATCGGCAACCTGCCGACCACCACCAACACCGTGAACTTCCTGAACACCGCTGCCATCCCGGACTACTCGAAGTTCCAGTACGACCTGGTCAAGGCGGCCCCCTCGTTCCAGCTCTCGTGGGACCAGGCCTACCCGCAGACGGCCAGCGAGGCCATGCACACCGCCGTGCAGCAGTTCTTCGACGGCAAGCTCGACGCCGACGGCTTCATCAAGGCCATGCAGGCCCTGCCCACGTCCTGA
- a CDS encoding methylated-DNA--[protein]-cysteine S-methyltransferase, whose translation MTVHTTIDSPIGPLLLVGEESAAPGGRTALAWLTMAGQKNAPAVRPEWAHRPAAFADIARQLDAYFAGELTRFDIPFADSGTGSEFRQRIWDALEDLPYGTTTTYGEIARRLDVPRGEIRALGAAIGANPVSIVRPCHRVIGADGSLKGYAGGLERKRELLTLEGVLQPMLG comes from the coding sequence GTGACCGTCCACACCACGATCGACAGCCCGATCGGTCCGCTCCTGCTGGTCGGCGAGGAGTCCGCGGCGCCGGGCGGGCGCACCGCGCTGGCCTGGCTGACGATGGCCGGGCAGAAGAACGCCCCCGCGGTGAGGCCCGAGTGGGCGCACCGCCCGGCCGCGTTCGCCGACATCGCCCGCCAGCTCGACGCGTACTTCGCCGGTGAACTGACCCGGTTCGACATCCCGTTCGCCGACAGCGGCACCGGCTCGGAGTTCCGGCAGCGGATCTGGGACGCGCTGGAGGACCTTCCGTACGGGACGACCACGACCTACGGCGAGATCGCCCGCCGGCTCGACGTGCCGCGTGGCGAGATCCGCGCGCTGGGCGCGGCGATCGGCGCGAACCCGGTGTCGATCGTGCGGCCCTGCCACCGGGTGATCGGCGCCGACGGATCGCTCAAGGGATACGCCGGCGGCCTGGAGCGCAAGCGCGAACTGCTCACCCTGGAAGGCGTGCTGCAGCCGATGCTCGGCTGA
- a CDS encoding LacI family DNA-binding transcriptional regulator, giving the protein MDEEVDEARVTLAQVAETAGVSISTVSKVLNGRQDVSAVTRLKVERLLELHGYRRTSRGTPEAPLIEIVFHELDAIWAMELILGVEKVAKEIGASVVLTESGTRHSPGTEWIEGVLRRRPLGVVLVFSSLPHEFKQQLRSRSIPFVIIDPAGDPEPDVPSVGSANWSGGLAATRHLIELGHRRIGIITGPEDMMCSLARLDGFRSAMTTAGIEIDPGLIAFGDFHVEGGYELAMRMLAGPDRPTAIFAGSDLQAIGVLEAAGAYGLRTPADLSVVGYDDVAVAQWSRPALTTVRQPLRRMAEEASRMMLRLRAAPSTTSTTRMELATNLVIRKSTAAPPP; this is encoded by the coding sequence ATGGATGAAGAGGTGGACGAGGCTCGGGTCACGCTCGCCCAGGTCGCCGAAACTGCCGGTGTCTCGATCTCGACAGTTTCGAAGGTGCTGAACGGGCGTCAGGATGTTTCGGCCGTGACGCGGCTGAAGGTCGAACGGCTGCTGGAGCTGCACGGCTACCGGCGGACCTCACGCGGCACGCCCGAGGCACCGCTGATCGAGATCGTCTTCCACGAGTTGGACGCCATCTGGGCGATGGAGCTGATCCTGGGTGTCGAGAAGGTGGCCAAGGAGATCGGCGCCAGCGTCGTGCTCACCGAGAGCGGCACCCGCCACTCGCCCGGCACCGAATGGATCGAGGGGGTCCTGCGCCGCCGCCCGCTCGGCGTCGTCCTGGTCTTCTCCTCGCTGCCGCACGAGTTCAAGCAGCAGCTGCGGTCCCGCTCCATCCCGTTCGTGATCATCGATCCGGCCGGCGACCCCGAGCCCGACGTGCCCTCGGTCGGCTCCGCGAACTGGTCCGGCGGGCTGGCCGCGACCCGCCATCTGATCGAGCTCGGCCACCGGCGGATCGGGATCATCACCGGCCCCGAGGACATGATGTGCTCGCTGGCCCGGCTGGACGGCTTCCGCTCCGCCATGACGACGGCCGGCATCGAGATCGACCCCGGCCTGATCGCCTTCGGCGACTTCCACGTCGAGGGCGGCTACGAGCTGGCCATGCGGATGCTGGCCGGTCCTGACCGCCCCACCGCGATCTTCGCGGGCAGCGACCTGCAGGCGATCGGCGTGCTCGAAGCGGCCGGCGCGTACGGGCTGCGCACTCCGGCGGACCTGTCTGTGGTCGGCTACGACGACGTCGCCGTCGCCCAGTGGTCCCGCCCCGCCCTGACCACCGTCCGGCAGCCGCTGCGCAGGATGGCGGAGGAGGCCTCCCGGATGATGCTGCGGCTGCGGGCCGCGCCGTCCACCACCTCCACCACCCGGATGGAACTGGCCACCAATCTGGTGATCAGGAAGAGCACCGCTGCTCCGCCGCCCTGA